ACCGTGAAGCCCTATGTTAGGGGTAGGTTTAGCTTTAGCGCCTTTACAATCTCCTTATATCTATTTCTAACCGTAACCTCGGTCACCCCAGCTACCATAGCTATTTCTTTCTGAGTCTTTTTCTCGTTATTTAGGAGGCATGCTATGTATACCGCCGCAGCAGCTATCCCAGCAGGGTCTTTCCCAGCACCTATACCTGTATCCCTTATCTTCTTCAGGATATCCTTTGCAGTTGCCTCTATACTCCCACTTAGACCTAGTGTGCTTATTATCTTTGGTACATAGTGGAATGGATCTGGTTTCGGCATCTCAAGCCCCAGCTCCTTCCAGTCTAGCTCTTTATAGAGGAGTCTGAAGCATCTGGCCAGCTCCTTCCTCCCGCTTCTTGTGTATTGTGCTATCTCATCTAGGCTCCTCGGAACATTCATGATCCTGCATGCTGCGTAGAGGGCTGCGGCTACAACACTCTCTATAGCCCTCCCCCTCACAAGGCCTGCCTCAACAGCCTTTCTATATATTATCGCGGCCTGCTCCTGCACCTCCTTCGGCAATCCAAGGGAGTTTGCTAGCCTCTGAAGCTCTGAGCTAGCCTGTGTTAGGTTTCTATCTATAGCGTTCTGAACCTTTGTTCTGATCTGCCACTTTCTTATCCTAGCATACTCCATTTTCTTCTTAAGATCCAGCTTCTTACCAGTAGCATCTCTATCCTTATAATCTATAATAGTCACAAGACCTATATCCTCCATCGCGGGGGCGAGGGGAGAGCCAGACCTAGTTCTCCTCTCCCTCTCCTCCGGCGTGAATGCTCTCCACTCAGGCCCTTGATCCACAATCCTCTCCTCTAGAACCTCCCCTGTCTCCTCGCATATATAGGCTCCCCTAGCTATATCTATCACTATTTTATCAGGCGGGCATCTAACCTCTTGGTTAGAGTCTTCCCTAACCTTTACAGCCACCTCGTTAACTCCGGAAGCCATATTCAAAAAACACCCCCATTACCAACTAGGCACAGCATAATATATATTCGTTAGAAAGCTTATAAATATAACGCCTCGTGGTTCTATATACTCAAGGCTGATCTATAAAATATCTAGCCACGATCTTTGCCAACTCCTCAGGCTCCCACCTAGATCCCGATGCTATTTTTCGTCCATTAACAGCTATCACAGGTAGCTTTCCACTCCTATAGAGGAGCATTTTCATCAAACCCCTGAGGGTTAGAGCCTCTATTATATATACTCTCGCATATATCCTCTTAGTCACCTCATTAATAAACCTAGTTATCTTTGTAGAGAGCTCTAGAACCTCTTTAGGATACTCCTTAAGCTGCTCGGGCTTATAATCAGCTCCGAAGCCCATCATCAAGATCTCGCAGTGCTCGCAGTGGCCAAGCATTATGG
This genomic interval from Sulfolobales archaeon contains the following:
- a CDS encoding transcription initiation factor IIB, translating into MASGVNEVAVKVREDSNQEVRCPPDKIVIDIARGAYICEETGEVLEERIVDQGPEWRAFTPEERERRTRSGSPLAPAMEDIGLVTIIDYKDRDATGKKLDLKKKMEYARIRKWQIRTKVQNAIDRNLTQASSELQRLANSLGLPKEVQEQAAIIYRKAVEAGLVRGRAIESVVAAALYAACRIMNVPRSLDEIAQYTRSGRKELARCFRLLYKELDWKELGLEMPKPDPFHYVPKIISTLGLSGSIEATAKDILKKIRDTGIGAGKDPAGIAAAAVYIACLLNNEKKTQKEIAMVAGVTEVTVRNRYKEIVKALKLNLPLT